The Fibrobacter sp. genomic sequence TACTGCGATTCCCTGTACTTTTGAAATCACCTTTGTTCCATCATCGGAGAAATAAACACCCTCTCCCAGTAAAGGAAGGGAGTCTATGATATCCTGTTGCGCAACTACCGGCTGATTTTTGATATTTCTTCCCGGAACCGCAGCTTTTTTCGGTTGCTTCTCTGCTATAACGGTTCCTGGCGTGACTTTCTGCACCGTTGTTTCGGCCAGGCCAGTCTGCCAGAAAAATTTTGCCTTGCGTACTCGTTCTATTTCCTCAGCTTTGGAAATGCGGTTGATTATAAACTGAAAACAACCCTCGGATGCTGGTTCCGGCAATGTCCCCCTGGCAACAGCATCCACTGCAAAACTCTGTTTTGATTTATTCCATTCCAGCACAGCTTCTTTGAGCTTTGTCTCATCAATTCCATAAGTAATGCCCTTTTTATGCAGTTCAACAAGAAGAGTGCTTATGGTGATGTCTGGTGGATTAGTGCCTTGTGGCTCAATGATCAGACTGGCAGACATCAGATCATCCTGCAATTCAATTTTTATAAGTGGAGTTGTAGCAGTGGGATTGTTCTGGCTTGAGAAACTGGTTTTACTGTCTGAAATGGGCACGGATCAAACCTCTATGAAACCATAATCCGCAAAGTTCTGGATTTATGGCTGTGATGGCTGTAATTTATAGTGTTCCAGGATTGCCCGCCGGGCTCTGAAAACAGGTATAAAAAACATATCATGGTATCTCAAATCAGTCAATACCTTTCTGGTGATTCTTCTGTCTGCCACCCGGTAGTCTGTGTGGCTTTTCCCATAGCTATTCAGGGAATGTATGATTACAGGGTTCCGGAAGCATTCTACGGAAAAGTTAAGCCAGGAACCCCGGTTCTTGTTGAGGTGAAAAGCAGGAAGACCTGGGGGATGGCTGTGATGCTGAAGGAAAAATCGGAATTTCCCGAACTAAAAGAGGTTCTGGAGATCAGGCAGGGGCAGTGGGCGGATGGGAATCAGACTCTGATAAAACTATACGAATGGATAGCTTCCTACTATCAATGCGATCTGGGAAGGGTTTTTCGCCCTTTGGTCAGAAAAGGGCTGATCTCCTCAAAATCAAAGATCGTTCAGGTCTATTCAGCCTGCGGCAAAGATGATTCCGCGCTCAAGGAGTCCTACCGTGAAATACTCCGTAAAATCTCCTCCTGTGGTGAGTTTACTGTTGCAGAGGCGGAAAAAAAATACGGAATTAAAAGTTCCGCTGTGGCCTATCTTTACAAGAAGGGATTCCTGCAGAAGAGGGGAAAAGAGGTCCTGCGTGAGGCAAGTGAACTGTCGATTGAAACCTGTAAACAGCAGGTGACCCTGACGGATGAACAGCAGCAGGCTGTAGACGTGGTTATCAAGGATTTAAACTCTCCCGGCTCACCTTTTCTTCTTCACGGGATTACCGGAAGCGGAAAAACCCATGTCTACATTGAACTGGCCTCCAGGATACTTAAAACCGGCAAGGGAGTGATAATCCTTGTACCTGAAATCTCGCTTACACCTCAGACAATCCAGAGATTCAAGTCCGCTCTGGGGGATGTAATAGCTGTTATTCACAGTCACATGTCTGACGGGGAGCGCAGGGACAGCCTTCAGGAAATTGTAATGGGCAAAAAAAGGGTAGTGATTGGTGTCCGCAGCGCTATTCTTGCACCGATGCAGGATCCCGGGTTGATTATAGTTGATGAGGAACACGATCCGAGTTATAAACAGAGTGACACAGATCCCAGATACAACGCGCGTGATGTGGCTGTGATGAGGGGGCTTTATCAGAAGGCTCTTATTGTACTGGGGAGCGCTACACCAAGTCTTGAGAGTTACTATAACGCACAATCAGGCAAATACAACCTGCTGAGACTTACCGGAAGATTCGGATCTGCGACTCTTCCGGAGGTGGAGATAACCGATATGCGTGCTGAGCAGAGGGATAACAACTGGACCCTCTTTTCCCGCTCACTTGTTTCATCCATCAACAGATGTCTTGAGAACAAACGTCAGATAATCCTTCTGCTCAACAGGAGAGGTTTTTCCACAGTACTGATATGTAAAGAGTGCGGGCATACGTATACCTGTCCCAACTGCTCTGTAAATCTGCGCTATCATCGTTATGACACTACTCTTAAGTGTCATCTTTGCAATCACGAGCAGCCAGCTCCTGATACCTGTCCCAAATGCAGAGGCGAGCAGATAAAGTACAAGGGAACCGGGATACAGAAGGTAGAGGAGGCTTTAAGGGAGAAGTTCCCGTCTGCGCGTATTCTGAGGATGGATCAGGATACTACCCGCAGAAAAGGTGCCCACATAGACATACTGGGGAAATTTGCTACCGGTGAGGCTGATATACTCCTGGGGACACAGATGGTGTCCAAGGGGCTGGATTTCAAGAGTGTTGCGCTTGTGGGTGTTATTCAGGCGGATACAGGGCTGCATTTACCCGATTTCAGAGCTTCTGAAAGGACATTTCAGCTTCTCTCACAGGTAGCGGGCAGGGCAGGGCGGTCCGATTCCAGCGGAAAAGTAATAATCCAGACTTACTTTCCGGAAGAGATGGCTATCAAGGCTGCTCAGAGGCATGATTATACCGGGTTCTATGAAAGAGAGATCGAATTCCGTAAAGAACTGGGTTATCCTCCTTTTGGTAAGTTGACAAGGATATTAGTATCAGGGAAGGAAAAAACGGAGGTAAGGACAAAAATC encodes the following:
- the priA gene encoding primosomal protein N', with translation MVSQISQYLSGDSSVCHPVVCVAFPIAIQGMYDYRVPEAFYGKVKPGTPVLVEVKSRKTWGMAVMLKEKSEFPELKEVLEIRQGQWADGNQTLIKLYEWIASYYQCDLGRVFRPLVRKGLISSKSKIVQVYSACGKDDSALKESYREILRKISSCGEFTVAEAEKKYGIKSSAVAYLYKKGFLQKRGKEVLREASELSIETCKQQVTLTDEQQQAVDVVIKDLNSPGSPFLLHGITGSGKTHVYIELASRILKTGKGVIILVPEISLTPQTIQRFKSALGDVIAVIHSHMSDGERRDSLQEIVMGKKRVVIGVRSAILAPMQDPGLIIVDEEHDPSYKQSDTDPRYNARDVAVMRGLYQKALIVLGSATPSLESYYNAQSGKYNLLRLTGRFGSATLPEVEITDMRAEQRDNNWTLFSRSLVSSINRCLENKRQIILLLNRRGFSTVLICKECGHTYTCPNCSVNLRYHRYDTTLKCHLCNHEQPAPDTCPKCRGEQIKYKGTGIQKVEEALREKFPSARILRMDQDTTRRKGAHIDILGKFATGEADILLGTQMVSKGLDFKSVALVGVIQADTGLHLPDFRASERTFQLLSQVAGRAGRSDSSGKVIIQTYFPEEMAIKAAQRHDYTGFYEREIEFRKELGYPPFGKLTRILVSGKEKTEVRTKIREMALFLRKSGGDDLEVLGPSPAVLERIANEVRYSILIKTRFPGKMNKVLLELRRRSGRLPKSVRLTIDVDAINML